From the Lampris incognitus isolate fLamInc1 chromosome 6, fLamInc1.hap2, whole genome shotgun sequence genome, one window contains:
- the shisal1b gene encoding protein shisa-like-1a isoform X2: MTVTSRQSFNVLTVIFLLLSTAALSAHYRVCEPYSDHKGRYHFGFHCPRLSDNKTYMFCCHHNNTAFKYCCNETEFQTVMQINLTTTADGYAHNNYTALIGVWIYGFFVMVLLALDFLYYSAINYELCRVYLEKWGLGGRWLKKARSQWHQSLPEESEAQGQVQPMIPGHFQPRHSLRGESHSPTLLAHNTSTAW; encoded by the exons ATGACTGTCACCAGTAGACAGTCCTTCAACGTCCTGACGGTCATCTTCCTCCTGCTCTCTACTGCAG ccCTCTCAGCTCATTACCGAGTGTGTGAACCGTACTCCGACCACAAGGGACGCTACCACTTCGGCTTCCACTGTCCGCGCCTTTCAGACAACAAGACCTACATGTTCTGCTGccaccacaacaacacagcctTCAAATACTGCTGCAACGAGACGGAGTTCCAGACGGTCATGCAAATCAACCTCACCACCACCGCCGATGGCTACGCACACAA TAACTACACTGCCCTGATTGGCGTTTGGATCTACGGCTTCTTCGTGATGGTGCTTCTGGCTCTGGACTTCCTGTACTATTCGGCCATCAACTATGAGCTGTGCCGGGTCTACCTGGAGAAGTGGGGCCTTGGGGGTCGCTGGCTGAAAAAGGCCCGGAGTCAGTGGCACCAATCCCTCCCGGAGGAGAGCGAAGCCCAGGGTCAGGTCCAACCCATGATCCCTGGCCACTTCCAGCCCAGACACAGCCTGCGAGGGGAGAGCCACAGCCCCACGCTCCTAGCTCACAACACATCCACCGCCTGGTGA
- the shisal1b gene encoding protein shisa-like-1a isoform X1: MTVTSRQSFNVLTVIFLLLSTAALSAHYRVCEPYSDHKGRYHFGFHCPRLSDNKTYMFCCHHNNTAFKYCCNETEFQTVMQINLTTTADGYAHNNYTALIGVWIYGFFVMVLLALDFLYYSAINYELCRVYLEKWGLGGRWLKKARSQWHQSLPEESEAQGQVQPMIPGHFQPRHSLRGESHSPTLLAHNTSTA; encoded by the exons ATGACTGTCACCAGTAGACAGTCCTTCAACGTCCTGACGGTCATCTTCCTCCTGCTCTCTACTGCAG ccCTCTCAGCTCATTACCGAGTGTGTGAACCGTACTCCGACCACAAGGGACGCTACCACTTCGGCTTCCACTGTCCGCGCCTTTCAGACAACAAGACCTACATGTTCTGCTGccaccacaacaacacagcctTCAAATACTGCTGCAACGAGACGGAGTTCCAGACGGTCATGCAAATCAACCTCACCACCACCGCCGATGGCTACGCACACAA TAACTACACTGCCCTGATTGGCGTTTGGATCTACGGCTTCTTCGTGATGGTGCTTCTGGCTCTGGACTTCCTGTACTATTCGGCCATCAACTATGAGCTGTGCCGGGTCTACCTGGAGAAGTGGGGCCTTGGGGGTCGCTGGCTGAAAAAGGCCCGGAGTCAGTGGCACCAATCCCTCCCGGAGGAGAGCGAAGCCCAGGGTCAGGTCCAACCCATGATCCCTGGCCACTTCCAGCCCAGACACAGCCTGCGAGGGGAGAGCCACAGCCCCACGCTCCTAGCTCACAACACATCCACCGCCTG